The following are encoded in a window of Planktothrix sp. FACHB-1365 genomic DNA:
- a CDS encoding glycosyltransferase family 4 protein, with the protein MHIAWLGKKSPFCGNVTYSREITNALLDRGHRVSFLHFAQEATNDRTPEWQLENGSWKISTGDKNSKVTPFPMTQEVSLPCLYKSQVYTIPTLSSSKVLTESLQRLKPDLVHASLTLSPLDFVLPEICAELNIPLVATFHTPFDHKLRNIKSGTQHLTYQIYAPFLANYDRVIVFSQVQREMLNRLGVPKHRVAVIPNGVDVEKYSPGPSRFKEELGADRVFVYQGRLATEKNVESLLKAWKKSEMGPGCLLVIVGDGPMEASLQASYNGEEGIIWFGFVGDEDRRIEILRGADVFVLPSMVEGLSISLLEAMSCGTACVATDAGADGEVMEGGAGIIMKTQGVTSQLRTLLPLLRDHPEMIPIVGQKARQRVLERYTLSQNITQLEHLYRDLVQEQRLEFSHVV; encoded by the coding sequence ATGCACATTGCTTGGCTTGGAAAAAAATCACCCTTTTGCGGTAACGTTACTTATTCTAGGGAAATCACGAACGCCCTGTTAGACCGGGGCCATCGCGTCAGCTTTCTGCACTTTGCCCAAGAAGCAACGAATGACCGCACCCCAGAATGGCAACTGGAAAATGGCAGTTGGAAAATTTCTACAGGGGACAAAAATAGTAAGGTGACACCTTTTCCCATGACTCAGGAGGTGTCTTTGCCTTGTCTGTATAAATCCCAAGTTTATACCATTCCCACCCTCAGTTCCAGCAAAGTCCTAACGGAGTCTCTACAACGGTTGAAACCCGATCTCGTTCATGCGTCCCTGACCCTTTCGCCGTTAGATTTCGTTTTACCTGAAATTTGTGCAGAACTGAATATCCCTTTGGTGGCGACGTTTCACACTCCCTTTGACCATAAATTACGCAATATTAAGTCAGGAACCCAACATTTAACCTATCAAATCTACGCGCCGTTTTTGGCAAACTATGACCGTGTGATTGTCTTTTCCCAAGTCCAACGGGAAATGCTCAACCGTTTGGGAGTCCCAAAACACCGGGTTGCTGTGATTCCCAATGGTGTAGATGTGGAGAAATATTCTCCGGGGCCATCCCGGTTTAAGGAAGAATTGGGTGCAGACCGGGTATTTGTGTATCAAGGTCGTTTAGCGACGGAAAAAAACGTTGAGTCGTTGCTAAAGGCTTGGAAAAAGTCGGAAATGGGGCCAGGTTGTTTATTAGTCATCGTGGGTGATGGGCCGATGGAAGCTTCGTTACAAGCCTCTTATAACGGAGAAGAGGGGATTATCTGGTTTGGGTTCGTGGGAGATGAAGACCGACGGATTGAAATTCTGCGAGGGGCGGATGTGTTTGTGTTACCGTCGATGGTGGAAGGCTTATCAATCTCGTTATTAGAGGCAATGTCCTGTGGGACGGCTTGTGTGGCGACGGATGCGGGGGCCGATGGGGAAGTCATGGAAGGCGGTGCTGGAATTATTATGAAGACTCAGGGGGTAACATCCCAACTGCGAACCCTATTACCATTATTACGAGATCACCCGGAAATGATTCCCATTGTGGGTCAAAAAGCCCGTCAACGGGTTTTAGAACGTTATACTCTCAGTCAAAATATTACCCAATTAGAACATCTCTATCGAGATTTAGTTCAAGAACAACGTTTAGAATTCAGCCATGTTGTCTAA
- a CDS encoding DNA cytosine methyltransferase, whose amino-acid sequence MSINSYLAALNALCLPRRRSEELVAVSLFSGGGGLDLGLSLAGFDFRYANDEVKYYCDTIAYNFPHCITETKDVRDLKGQEVRGLIKAEKISLLAGGPPCQSFSILGKRGSFSDFRGQLVFEYIRIINELEPEAFVFENVPGLLTLNKGEDWEKLYYHFKMETGYQTYTDILNAANYGVPQVRKRLFVVGFRQPTKFEFPHPRYGDPLNSNLLNQHLQHWIPAKLALEGIDGLSNHDIRIHGDRVRSRYEKVPPGGRDKVDHTDRIDPEKPSGTVLVGSKAGGGRPHIHPYIPRHITVREAARLQSFPDWYKFLGTSTAQYRQVGNAVPPLLALAIGESIRYTLQSLSKKELMV is encoded by the coding sequence ATGTCGATAAACTCTTATCTTGCTGCTCTAAATGCTTTATGCTTGCCCCGAAGAAGGAGCGAAGAGCTTGTTGCAGTTTCTTTATTTTCAGGTGGGGGAGGATTAGATCTAGGCTTATCACTAGCAGGATTTGATTTCAGATATGCAAATGACGAAGTTAAATATTATTGCGACACCATTGCTTATAATTTCCCACATTGTATAACGGAAACTAAAGATGTTAGAGATTTAAAGGGACAAGAAGTTAGAGGACTTATAAAAGCTGAAAAGATAAGTCTTCTTGCAGGTGGCCCCCCTTGTCAATCTTTTAGCATTCTAGGCAAGAGAGGTTCTTTTTCAGATTTTCGAGGGCAGCTTGTCTTTGAATACATTCGTATCATTAATGAATTGGAACCCGAAGCTTTTGTATTTGAAAATGTGCCAGGGTTATTAACTCTTAACAAGGGTGAAGACTGGGAAAAGCTTTACTATCATTTTAAGATGGAAACTGGATATCAAACTTATACAGATATTTTGAATGCTGCTAACTATGGAGTACCACAAGTAAGGAAGAGGCTTTTTGTAGTAGGCTTTCGTCAACCTACTAAATTTGAATTTCCGCATCCAAGATATGGTGATCCATTGAATTCAAATTTACTTAATCAGCATCTTCAACATTGGATACCTGCAAAGCTAGCATTAGAAGGTATTGATGGTCTATCTAATCACGATATTCGTATTCATGGTGATCGGGTTCGTAGCCGATACGAGAAAGTTCCACCTGGTGGAAGAGACAAAGTAGACCATACAGACAGAATTGATCCTGAAAAACCTTCGGGAACAGTATTAGTTGGTTCTAAAGCTGGTGGTGGTAGACCTCATATTCATCCCTATATTCCTCGACATATTACTGTTAGAGAGGCTGCACGTCTTCAATCATTTCCAGATTGGTACAAGTTTTTAGGAACATCGACAGCACAATATAGACAGGTTGGTAATGCAGTTCCTCCCTTACTTGCTCTTGCTATAGGGGAATCTATTCGATATACACTGCAAAGCCTTAGTAAGAAGGAGTTAATGGTTTGA